The genome window ATAAGACATCGGCAGCTGTTGTCAGCTATCAGCTGGTTAAGGATAAGCAGACAAAGGAAACGAATCCTGTGGTCCAAGTGCTTGGTGTTGGCTATGATCGTACCTTGGGTGGCTTGGAGATTCAGCTGCGATTGCGCGACTATTTGGCCAGTGAGTTCAATGCGCTGAAAAAGACCAAAACGGATGTGACGACCAGTCCAAGAGCGTTGGCCAAACTGTTCAAGGAGGCGGGTCGTTTGAAGAACGTCCTATCGGCCAACAATGATCATTATGCACAGATTGAGAATCTGCTGGAGGATCACGACTTTAAGCTGCAGGTGACACGCGAGAAATTGGAAGAACTCTGCGCCGATTTATGGCCAAGAACGACAAAGCCATTGGAGGACGCATTGGCCACATCAAATCTATCGCTGGATGTGATCACTCAGGTGATACTGTTTGGCGGTGGCACACGTGTGCCCCGCGTACAGGAGACAATCAAGGAGCTGATCAAACAGGAGCTGGGCAAGAATCTAAATGCCGATGAATCGGCCACAATGGGAGCGGTTTACAAGGCAGCCGATTTGTCCACCGGCTTTAAGGTGAAAAAGTTTATCGTCAAGGATGCTGTGCTGTATCCATTGCAGGTGGCCTTTGAGCGTGATCCTGGAGATGGTGCCGCTGTCAAGCATGTGAAGCGCGCTCTGTTCGCCCTGATGAATCCGTATCCACAGAAGAAGGTCATCACCTTTAACAAGCACACGGATGACTTTGAATTCTTTGTCAACTATGGTGATTTGGAGCGTTACAGTGCCGAGGAGATTGCTGCCATTGGTAGCTTAAATATAACACGTGTCCAGCTGCAACAGGTCAAGGAACTGCTGGAGAAGTCCAAGAAGGATATGGTTGACAACAAGGGCATCAAGGCGTACTTCTATCTCGATGATTCTGGCATCTTCCGTTGCACGGGCGTTGAGTATGTGTTCGACAAGCAAAAGTTGGATGAGGAACTGGATGAGGATAGCACACTGGCCAAACTGGGCAGCACCATTAGCAAGCTGTTCACCAAAGAAGCCGAAAAGGCATCATCCACCAACGAGGGCGGTGAGCAAGCAGCTCCTGAAGAGGAATCTAGCGAGGAGTCAGCCAAATCCAAGGACGCCAAGGATACCAAGAAATCCAACGATAACGCCAACGACAGCGAGCAAACATCAAGCAAAACCGATGAAGCCGATGCCAAAGCGGATCAAGTCAAGAATGAAACTCTCAAGCTGGTCACCGTCAAATCTCCCGTGGTGCACAAGACGCAGCTGCAGTTTACGGCTCCGCTAAGCGGTACCGGCTACGACAGTTCCATGGCAAAACTGCAGGCGATCAACAAGGTTGAGGAGCAGCGTGTTCGTTTGGAGTCCGCCTTCAATGCCCTCGAATCGCACATCATTGAGGTGCAACAGAAGCTGGAGGAGAAGCCCTATGCCGACTGTGCCACAGCCGAAGAGAAGGAGAAACTGCTTTCCGAATGCAGCAAGCTGGCCGAGTGGCTCTACGAGGATGTGGAGAATCCCAAGGCGGAACTATACGAAGATAAACTGGAGAAATTGCAAAAGCTATCAAATGTATTCCTCGCACGTCATTGGGAGCACGAGGAACGTCCGGATGCGATTAAGGCGCTCAAGGGCATGATCGATGGTGCTGAGAAATTCATGGTCACGGCACGTAATCTCACCAAAGACACCAATCCCGAGAAGGATGTCTACACCCAGGTGGAGATCGATACCCTGTCCAAGGTGATCGATGAGACAAACGCATGGCTGAAGACTGAGACCGCCGCCCAGAAGAAACTCAGCCGCAATGCGGATGTACGATTGACCGTCAAGGATATTACCGATAAGATGGGTTTGCTGGATCGCGAGGTCAAGTATCT of Drosophila innubila isolate TH190305 chromosome X, UK_Dinn_1.0, whole genome shotgun sequence contains these proteins:
- the LOC117793950 gene encoding hypoxia up-regulated protein 1 isoform X2, giving the protein MVKKSVTGYWLSMLMLCIIAFNTHSVQSAAVMSVDLGTEWMKVGVVSPGVPMEIALNRESKRKTPAILAFRDGVRTFGEDAQTIGIREPSAAYGYLLDLLGKTIDNPVVDLYRKRFPYYTLVGDKERNTIVFKKSDTEEFSVEELIAQMLVKAKEFAQESTQQPIAECVLTVPGYFGQAEREALLVAAQLANLKVLQLINDYAAVALNYGVFHRAEINETAQYFLFYDMGAYKTSAAVVSYQLVKDKQTKETNPVVQVLGVGYDRTLGGLEIQLRLRDYLASEFNALKKTKTDVTTSPRALAKLFKEAGRLKNVLSANNDHYAQIENLLEDHDFKLQVTREKLEELCADLWPRTTKPLEDALATSNLSLDVITQVILFGGGTRVPRVQETIKELIKQELGKNLNADESATMGAVYKAADLSTGFKVKKFIVKDAVLYPLQVAFERDPGDGAAVKHVKRALFALMNPYPQKKVITFNKHTDDFEFFVNYGDLERYSAEEIAAIGSLNITRVQLQQEEDQQETVTPTPTADANTPHNEL
- the LOC117793950 gene encoding hypoxia up-regulated protein 1 isoform X1 — its product is MVKKSVTGYWLSMLMLCIIAFNTHSVQSAAVMSVDLGTEWMKVGVVSPGVPMEIALNRESKRKTPAILAFRDGVRTFGEDAQTIGIREPSAAYGYLLDLLGKTIDNPVVDLYRKRFPYYTLVGDKERNTIVFKKSDTEEFSVEELIAQMLVKAKEFAQESTQQPIAECVLTVPGYFGQAEREALLVAAQLANLKVLQLINDYAAVALNYGVFHRAEINETAQYFLFYDMGAYKTSAAVVSYQLVKDKQTKETNPVVQVLGVGYDRTLGGLEIQLRLRDYLASEFNALKKTKTDVTTSPRALAKLFKEAGRLKNVLSANNDHYAQIENLLEDHDFKLQVTREKLEELCADLWPRTTKPLEDALATSNLSLDVITQVILFGGGTRVPRVQETIKELIKQELGKNLNADESATMGAVYKAADLSTGFKVKKFIVKDAVLYPLQVAFERDPGDGAAVKHVKRALFALMNPYPQKKVITFNKHTDDFEFFVNYGDLERYSAEEIAAIGSLNITRVQLQQVKELLEKSKKDMVDNKGIKAYFYLDDSGIFRCTGVEYVFDKQKLDEELDEDSTLAKLGSTISKLFTKEAEKASSTNEGGEQAAPEEESSEESAKSKDAKDTKKSNDNANDSEQTSSKTDEADAKADQVKNETLKLVTVKSPVVHKTQLQFTAPLSGTGYDSSMAKLQAINKVEEQRVRLESAFNALESHIIEVQQKLEEKPYADCATAEEKEKLLSECSKLAEWLYEDVENPKAELYEDKLEKLQKLSNVFLARHWEHEERPDAIKALKGMIDGAEKFMVTARNLTKDTNPEKDVYTQVEIDTLSKVIDETNAWLKTETAAQKKLSRNADVRLTVKDITDKMGLLDREVKYLVNKIKIWKPKVKPDKEKKPKETESDEAAASQDSNSGSGDNAEQAEAPNTEQDPKSPQTQNENEKRQEEDQQETVTPTPTADANTPHNEL